The following proteins come from a genomic window of Nitrosopumilus sp.:
- a CDS encoding response regulator, which yields MANPLRFSKILIVDDSEAFRLKVKSILIDAQIGYYFYEARDGKEAVEQYISKKPHVVIMDILMPKVDGLTAIAAIRKYDPNAKIIVASTKDNKELVDDAIKTGGAKDFIFKPFHSGVVVMAVSKQLLMKKEITKPANNSTKKPLVYNGVTYGSVNGISNDGEFILSVNKDEEADKIVSQMQDIEDRGNYYEIIL from the coding sequence ATGGCAAACCCATTGCGCTTCAGTAAGATCCTCATCGTAGATGATTCAGAGGCATTCAGATTGAAAGTGAAGAGCATCCTCATAGATGCTCAAATAGGATATTATTTTTATGAAGCAAGAGACGGGAAGGAAGCAGTAGAGCAGTATATCTCTAAAAAACCACATGTTGTGATAATGGACATACTGATGCCCAAGGTCGATGGCCTGACTGCAATAGCTGCAATCAGAAAGTATGATCCTAATGCAAAAATAATAGTTGCGTCAACTAAAGACAACAAAGAACTAGTTGACGACGCAATAAAGACAGGCGGGGCAAAAGACTTTATCTTCAAGCCATTTCATTCCGGAGTGGTTGTGATGGCAGTTTCAAAACAACTGCTTATGAAAAAGGAAATAACAAAACCTGCAAACAATTCCACAAAAAAGCCACTGGTGTACAACGGTGTAACATATGGAAGTGTAAACGGAATCAGTAATGACGGAGAGTTCATCCTTAGCGTAAATAAAGATGAAGAAGCAGACAAAATCGTATCACAAATGCAAGATATTGAGGATAGGGGAAATTATTACGAGATAATTTTGTGA
- a CDS encoding very short patch repair endonuclease encodes MTDIFSPEKRSWIMSRIRGTNTRIDLQMNEILKGLGFPFEMYPKMYGNPDFVLEEERIVIFCDGDFWHGYNYNNKKKPRQKFWKDKIKRNMKRDAKITRKLRKDGWSVLRFWEHDIKKRTGVCIDRIIGKVLEK; translated from the coding sequence ATGACTGACATATTTTCCCCTGAAAAAAGATCTTGGATCATGTCAAGAATCAGAGGTACCAACACAAGGATTGACCTTCAGATGAACGAGATTCTCAAAGGATTAGGGTTTCCTTTTGAAATGTATCCGAAGATGTATGGCAATCCTGACTTTGTTCTTGAGGAAGAAAGAATCGTTATCTTTTGTGACGGCGACTTTTGGCACGGCTATAATTACAACAACAAGAAAAAACCACGACAAAAATTCTGGAAGGATAAAATCAAGAGAAACATGAAACGCGATGCCAAAATAACAAGAAAACTGAGAAAGGATGGTTGGTCAGTCCTGAGGTTCTGGGAGCACGACATCAAAAAGAGAACAGGTGTATGCATTGACAGAATTATTGGAAAAGTATTGGAAAAATGA
- a CDS encoding DNA cytosine methyltransferase, translating to MLVNKSKNKKYGNPTVISLFTCGMGMDRGFELGGFQTVYANDITKFACETIRNVKKEEIGKKTLHLDEGNIFDIPSKKILENIELEKGEPDLIIGGPPCQSFSTAGTRKGLKDERGMAVMEYIKKINEIRPKAFVFENVHGIISMAIDPMSFYDRIEMNDSELRRSQRKGSLFRYIENKFNELKKPKEGIGYTIKHDILNAADFGIPQNRKRFVMIGIRKDVGNAEEVMDRIKSKAKYADPKKISTRKDLQIKAVKYQEIANKALENNKPEKAENYQRKADEYKKKAEKLDKKEWRTLKTLKNKFEGETPEEYVKFSANTMKFLKHIPKKTGGCWIDLPKKLQIEAMGGAADTEDPKRKGKQGGRRGFYRRLSWDKPAPTLVTSPTQTGTCMAHPEYDRPLSVKEYAIIQGFPTNWKFQGSLADRYRMIGEAVPVKLAMIIAETIHEHIT from the coding sequence ATGTTAGTAAACAAAAGTAAAAATAAAAAATATGGCAATCCCACTGTAATTTCATTATTTACTTGTGGAATGGGAATGGATAGAGGATTTGAACTTGGGGGATTTCAAACAGTTTACGCAAATGACATTACAAAATTTGCTTGTGAGACAATTAGAAATGTAAAGAAAGAGGAAATAGGAAAAAAAACACTGCATCTTGATGAGGGAAATATTTTCGACATTCCGTCTAAAAAAATCTTGGAAAATATAGAACTTGAAAAAGGAGAACCAGACTTAATCATAGGCGGCCCACCATGCCAATCTTTCTCTACTGCAGGCACGAGAAAGGGGCTCAAAGATGAAAGAGGAATGGCGGTGATGGAGTATATTAAGAAAATTAATGAGATAAGACCAAAGGCATTTGTATTTGAAAATGTCCATGGAATAATTTCTATGGCAATAGATCCAATGTCATTTTACGACAGAATCGAAATGAATGATTCTGAACTAAGACGTTCACAAAGAAAAGGTTCCTTGTTTAGATATATCGAAAATAAATTCAATGAATTAAAAAAACCAAAAGAGGGAATTGGATATACCATTAAACACGACATATTGAACGCTGCAGATTTTGGAATTCCACAAAACAGGAAACGATTTGTAATGATTGGAATCAGAAAAGATGTCGGAAATGCAGAAGAAGTGATGGATAGGATTAAATCAAAAGCCAAATATGCAGATCCAAAAAAAATATCTACTAGAAAAGATCTGCAAATAAAAGCAGTCAAGTATCAAGAAATAGCCAACAAAGCTTTAGAAAACAATAAACCAGAAAAAGCTGAAAACTATCAAAGAAAAGCAGATGAGTATAAGAAAAAAGCTGAAAAACTAGACAAAAAAGAATGGAGAACATTGAAAACTCTTAAAAATAAATTTGAAGGCGAAACCCCTGAAGAATACGTTAAATTTTCAGCAAATACAATGAAATTTCTCAAGCACATTCCAAAAAAGACAGGAGGTTGTTGGATAGATTTACCGAAGAAATTGCAAATAGAAGCAATGGGAGGAGCTGCAGATACTGAAGATCCTAAACGAAAAGGAAAACAAGGAGGACGGCGTGGATTTTACAGAAGATTAAGTTGGGATAAACCGGCTCCAACACTTGTTACATCACCAACACAAACAGGCACTTGTATGGCTCATCCTGAATACGATAGGCCATTAAGCGTAAAGGAATATGCTATCATCCAAGGATTTCCAACAAATTGGAAATTTCAAGGTTCACTTGCAGATAGATACAGGATGATTGGAGAAGCTGTCCCAGTGAAACTTGCAATGATTATTGCAGAAACAATTCATGAACATATCACATAG
- a CDS encoding PmeII family type II restriction endonuclease — MSKEAQIQELLANFVKNASVIIGKLSSERMIEESAINPILAKALGFKDFDSLARFYVYQRIGRSLVTSFGMKMENLVKLVVDGEKGEWWDVVKKSNDANYYVSVKSGPRDMNKDQTVEFSRRAKDVMKKDNKAHPFIAMGYGKKAWPVITDTLKKQNLDPDKHTFVGKRLYEQLSGEKDYYLKLLDFVVNVESNVIKGKSILNLIDEKVEEISKSFKKKYNSVDELLLDTF; from the coding sequence ATGTCAAAAGAGGCTCAAATTCAGGAACTTCTTGCAAATTTTGTAAAGAATGCTTCAGTGATAATTGGGAAATTATCCTCTGAACGAATGATTGAAGAAAGTGCAATCAACCCAATTCTTGCAAAAGCATTAGGATTCAAGGATTTTGATTCGCTTGCCAGGTTTTATGTTTATCAAAGGATAGGACGAAGTCTTGTAACAAGTTTCGGCATGAAGATGGAAAACCTTGTAAAATTAGTAGTTGACGGTGAAAAAGGGGAATGGTGGGATGTCGTTAAAAAATCAAATGATGCAAACTACTATGTCTCTGTAAAAAGCGGGCCAAGGGATATGAACAAGGATCAGACAGTGGAATTTTCACGCCGTGCAAAGGATGTTATGAAAAAAGACAACAAGGCACATCCTTTCATTGCAATGGGTTACGGCAAAAAGGCATGGCCCGTGATTACAGATACATTAAAGAAGCAAAATCTAGATCCCGACAAACACACATTTGTAGGAAAGAGATTGTATGAACAGTTGAGTGGGGAGAAAGACTATTACCTAAAATTACTTGATTTTGTAGTTAACGTTGAGTCCAATGTTATAAAAGGAAAATCAATTCTCAATCTGATTGACGAGAAGGTTGAGGAAATAAGCAAGTCATTCAAGAAAAAATACAATTCTGTTGATGAGTTACTTTTGGATACTTTTTAG
- a CDS encoding HEAT repeat domain-containing protein — translation MTEERLALFAEMESKYEQKDTDYFVSLLEHPDYVVRTRVACILVDFGGEDKVQYIAKVLKNDENELVRHEAAFALGQMSYSSAIPPLTDATLNDPSMFVRHEAAIALGVVGNKDAKEALQKALNDPDLPVVESAVVALSNIEFMEKLSKNEQFAKLTGG, via the coding sequence GTGACTGAAGAACGATTGGCTCTTTTTGCTGAAATGGAGTCAAAGTACGAGCAAAAAGACACTGATTATTTTGTATCTCTTTTGGAGCATCCTGATTATGTGGTTAGAACAAGGGTTGCTTGCATCCTGGTTGATTTTGGTGGAGAAGATAAAGTTCAGTATATCGCCAAAGTTTTAAAAAATGATGAAAATGAACTGGTTCGGCATGAGGCAGCATTTGCATTGGGCCAGATGAGTTATTCCAGTGCAATCCCACCATTGACTGATGCGACCCTTAATGACCCAAGCATGTTTGTCAGACATGAGGCAGCAATTGCTTTGGGTGTTGTGGGAAATAAAGATGCAAAAGAAGCTCTTCAAAAGGCATTAAACGATCCAGACCTGCCAGTCGTAGAATCTGCAGTTGTCGCGCTATCTAATATTGAATTTATGGAAAAGTTAAGTAAGAATGAACAGTTTGCAAAGTTAACGGGTGGATGA
- a CDS encoding response regulator gives MGINPRVVVVDDSKSNLDVFCEFLTLNNVDVVGQGKNGVEAVQLFEQYNPDVVLADLAMPVYDGYFALNNILAVDKNAKVVIITALEGKKDTPKLLKLGAVDVLQKPIDLNRVVDVINKIFKEKKLLQV, from the coding sequence ATGGGTATTAATCCTCGTGTTGTTGTAGTGGATGACTCGAAATCCAACTTGGATGTTTTTTGCGAGTTCCTGACTCTGAATAACGTGGATGTTGTGGGACAGGGAAAAAACGGTGTTGAGGCAGTCCAACTTTTTGAGCAATATAATCCGGATGTCGTGTTGGCAGATTTGGCAATGCCTGTCTATGACGGGTATTTTGCGCTAAACAACATTTTGGCAGTGGATAAAAATGCCAAGGTTGTAATTATCACTGCCTTGGAAGGAAAAAAAGACACGCCAAAATTATTGAAACTTGGCGCAGTTGACGTTCTGCAAAAACCTATTGATCTGAATCGAGTTGTTGATGTGATAAATAAGATATTCAAAGAAAAGAAGCTTCTGCAAGTTTAG
- a CDS encoding ATP synthase subunit C: protein MLFLAASVISILGSTGVAFAQEGGASNGESMKLLGAGLAFGIAAGGAGIGLGQVGAAGLAVISENPALQSKVFIFVGMVESIAIYGIVMMFIILGQ from the coding sequence ATGCTGTTTTTGGCAGCATCAGTAATTTCGATTCTAGGTTCAACTGGAGTTGCATTTGCTCAAGAAGGCGGTGCATCTAATGGCGAATCTATGAAACTTCTCGGTGCTGGCTTGGCATTTGGTATTGCAGCGGGTGGAGCAGGAATAGGTCTTGGCCAGGTAGGTGCAGCAGGTCTTGCAGTCATTAGTGAGAACCCAGCCTTGCAATCCAAAGTGTTCATCTTCGTAGGCATGGTTGAATCAATCGCAATCTACGGTATAGTTATGATGTTCATCATTTTAGGACAATAA
- a CDS encoding plastocyanin/azurin family copper-binding protein, translating into MDFSVGIIVIVGVLAAVSLGFIAMNPDEIIQPRMVSVEEPTVCTMEWNPVCGVDGETYGNMCMLNAADVKLDYAGECVVAEPEPEPEPTPEPEPEPEPTPEPTMTMPVTGAHTVNIAEGSSIPGCEETNECYLPSSITISVGDTVTWNNPDSAAHTVTSGNISDGHDGVFDSGLFMSGSTFEFTFDESGTFDYFCMVHPWMTGQVIVNDVEEMVVIEEPTPEPEPVMEPEPVMEPEAIAEPEKTSIVSIPPGAAIPGCEETNECYLPYEITISVGQTVTWSNDDSAAHTVSSGTVNAGVTGVFDSGLFMSGSTFEHTFEKAGKYDYFCMVHPWMTGVVIVE; encoded by the coding sequence TTGGATTTTTCGGTTGGAATTATTGTAATAGTTGGCGTTCTTGCGGCTGTGTCTCTTGGATTCATTGCAATGAATCCTGATGAAATCATTCAACCAAGAATGGTCTCAGTAGAAGAGCCGACTGTCTGCACAATGGAGTGGAATCCTGTGTGTGGTGTTGATGGTGAAACTTATGGCAATATGTGCATGTTGAATGCCGCTGATGTGAAACTAGATTATGCCGGTGAATGTGTGGTTGCAGAACCTGAACCGGAACCTGAACCAACACCAGAACCAGAACCGGAACCTGAACCAACACCAGAACCAACAATGACTATGCCTGTAACTGGGGCTCACACTGTAAACATTGCTGAAGGTTCTTCAATTCCAGGATGTGAAGAGACAAACGAATGTTACTTGCCTTCTTCAATTACAATTTCTGTAGGTGATACAGTAACATGGAATAATCCTGACAGTGCAGCTCATACTGTAACTAGTGGAAACATTTCAGATGGACATGACGGTGTCTTTGACTCTGGTTTGTTTATGTCTGGTTCAACTTTTGAATTTACTTTTGATGAGTCGGGAACTTTTGATTACTTTTGTATGGTTCATCCTTGGATGACTGGTCAAGTTATTGTCAATGATGTTGAAGAGATGGTAGTAATTGAAGAGCCAACTCCTGAACCAGAACCTGTGATGGAGCCAGAACCTGTGATGGAGCCAGAAGCAATTGCAGAACCGGAAAAAACATCTATAGTTTCAATTCCACCTGGCGCTGCAATTCCAGGATGTGAAGAGACAAACGAATGTTACTTGCCTTATGAAATTACTATTTCTGTTGGTCAAACAGTTACTTGGAGCAATGATGATTCAGCAGCTCATACTGTGAGTAGTGGAACTGTTAATGCCGGAGTGACCGGAGTGTTTGACTCTGGTTTGTTCATGTCTGGTTCAACTTTTGAGCATACGTTTGAGAAAGCAGGAAAATACGATTACTTTTGCATGGTTCATCCTTGGATGACTGGCGTTGTTATCGTGGAATGA
- a CDS encoding HAMP domain-containing sensor histidine kinase has protein sequence MRKYLVRKNFDENNTDPMNAPNRTVFYEKEKKSYEQNTQKLSSEIEEEVEPTASLIQTKKIDSEEDQPLLNTEAKRIFQDSLAALNAADKQRNDIIYMQLESEKKISQELNKKLHANLSKIASAEVDLIKRKNQLEDELHEKTKQLVSSERMAAIGELSGRLAHELRTPLTVIKGSVGVLKLRKGTEIDNFVMERLALMEESVSRMNHQVEKVLNYVQKIPLDKKDVSLKQVLQKSLSLIENPNVTILTPKNDITYNCDSVKMEIIFGNLLLNAVQAIGNESGQIAIELGETEDSIKITIQDSGSGVPDELGERIFEPLVSSKQDGTGLGLSSVKNVVEQHNGKISFTNNPTKFTVVFPKATK, from the coding sequence ATGCGCAAATATCTTGTCAGGAAGAACTTTGATGAAAACAACACAGATCCCATGAATGCTCCTAACAGAACAGTGTTTTATGAAAAAGAGAAAAAATCATATGAGCAAAACACACAAAAATTGTCTTCAGAAATTGAAGAGGAAGTAGAACCAACCGCCTCATTGATTCAAACTAAAAAGATCGATTCAGAAGAGGACCAACCATTACTTAATACGGAAGCAAAAAGAATTTTTCAAGATTCATTAGCTGCATTGAATGCAGCTGACAAACAAAGAAATGACATTATCTACATGCAGTTAGAATCAGAGAAAAAAATATCCCAAGAACTTAATAAAAAACTTCATGCAAATTTATCAAAAATTGCAAGCGCAGAAGTAGATCTTATAAAAAGAAAGAACCAATTAGAAGACGAACTACATGAGAAGACTAAACAGCTAGTAAGCTCTGAACGAATGGCAGCAATAGGGGAATTGTCAGGACGTCTCGCACATGAGTTACGTACACCCCTAACTGTCATTAAAGGGTCTGTAGGAGTTCTAAAGCTTAGAAAGGGGACAGAGATTGATAATTTTGTCATGGAAAGACTGGCATTGATGGAGGAATCTGTTAGTAGGATGAACCATCAAGTGGAGAAGGTTCTAAATTATGTTCAAAAGATTCCACTAGATAAAAAAGATGTTTCATTAAAACAAGTTCTTCAAAAGTCGCTATCACTGATTGAGAATCCAAACGTAACAATTCTCACTCCAAAAAACGACATCACATACAACTGTGACTCGGTAAAAATGGAGATCATATTTGGAAATCTTTTGTTAAACGCAGTTCAGGCAATAGGAAATGAATCAGGACAAATAGCAATCGAACTTGGCGAAACAGAAGATTCTATCAAAATCACGATTCAAGATTCAGGATCTGGTGTGCCAGATGAATTAGGTGAGAGGATTTTTGAGCCACTAGTTTCATCGAAACAAGATGGAACCGGCTTGGGACTCTCCAGCGTAAAGAACGTCGTAGAGCAGCATAATGGTAAAATCAGTTTTACAAATAATCCAACAAAGTTTACAGTTGTTTTTCCAAAAGCAACTAAATAA